AATCCATGATTTCTGGAGAACCAATTCCTGTTAACAAAACGGTTGGTGATAACGTAAGTAGTGGTACCATAAATGGGAATCAAGTGTTCCTGATGAAAGCTGAAAAAGTTGGAAGCGACACCTTACTTTCTCAAATTATCCACATGGTTAACGATGCGAGCAGAAGTCGCGCGCCCATTCAAAATTTAGCCGATAAAGTGTCTGGTTATTTTGTGCCAGTTGTGGTTATCATTTCATTAATAACCTTCGTAGTTTGGGCCATTTGGGGACCAGAACCTGCTTATGTGTATGCCTTTGTGAATGCTATTGCGGTTTTAATTATTGCCTGTCCATGCGCATTAGGATTGGCAACACCTATGTCTGTTATGGTTGGTGTTGGGAAAGGCGCTCAAAATGGTGTGCTGATTAAAAATGCCGAAGCCCTCGAAAAAATGGACAAAGTAGATACTTTAATTGTAGATAAAACAGGAACCATTACCGAAGGCAAACCCACCGTGGAAAAAGTTGGTGCTTTTGGAAATGAATATTCCGAAGAAAAAGTCCTTCAATATATCGTGTCCTTAAATAGTAATTCTGAACATCCATTAGCTGAAGCAACCGTTAAATATGGAAAAGATAAGAATGCCGAATTATTGAAGTCTACTGATTTTAGTGCTGTAACAGGTAAAGGTGTTGAAGGAACCATAAACGGTAAAACCGTAGCATTAGGAAACCCTAAAATGATGGAACATGCAAATGCTGAAATTTCTTCGGAAATGGAAGACGAAGCAAAAAGCTATCAAAAACAGGGTAAAACCGTTTCTTATTTAGCCATTGGCGAAAATGTTGTTGGTTATGTCGTCATTGGCGATAAAATCAAAACCACAAGTGCCAAAGCCATTAAACAGCTTCAGGACAAAGGAATTGCGGTTATTATGTTAACAGGCGATAACCACAATACAGCACAAGCGGTTGCAACGGAATTAAATCTTGCCGATTTTAAAGCCAGCATGTTGCCTGAAGACAAATTAAAGGAAGTCGAAAAACTTCAAAAACAAGGTAAGGTGGTTGCCATGGCTGGCGATGGAATCAACGATGCGCCTGCCTTGGCCAAAAGTGATGTTGGTATTGCTATGGGAACAGGAACTGATGTCGCCATTGAAAGCGCTATGATTACTTTGGTTAAAGGTGATTTGCACGGCATTGTAAAAGCCAAAAACTTAAGTCATGGTGTTATGAAAAATATTAAACAAAACCTGTTTTTTGCGTTAGTGTATAACACACTAGGCGTTCCAATAGCGGCAGGCGTTTTATTTCCGTTTTTTGGATTATTACTATCGCCAATGATTGCAGCACTGGCCATGAGCTTTAGTTCGGTTTCTGTTATTGGGAATGCGTTGCGCTTACGAAGTGCAAAAATTTAATAATTAATGCAAAACGAATTAAAATGAAAACAATGAGTTATCTAAAGTATAAATTTAGCACGAAACCAAACCTAACAGGTTTTAATCCCGATAGCTATCGTGGACTGTTAGGTTTCAAAATTCCGATAACGATTATGGACTATTAAAGAACAACAAAAATTTAAA
Above is a window of Bizionia sp. M204 DNA encoding:
- a CDS encoding heavy metal translocating P-type ATPase, which gives rise to MKHTYHIHGMTCNGCRSHVEDILSKVEGVSNATVNLEKAEATIEMTSHIPIETFQEALKMDGDTYTIHIQNDDEMKHTYHIHGMTCNGCRNHVEDILSKVEGVSKASVNLEKKEATIEMASHIPIETFQDALKNDGGSYSIHKLGEKPSQNAKVEIPKGKGTGTFYCPMHCEGDKTYDKAGDCPVCGMDLVEEQNLATSNAEQWTCPMHPEVIKDEAGDCPICGMDLVPMEPDLSSEEKTYKKLLKKFWIASIFTLPIFIIAMSEMLTNNPLYNLMDQVNWNWVQFVLSIPVVFYATWMFFERAYRSIKTWNLNMFTLIGIGAGVAWLFSVFGMFFPDFFPEQFLSESGAVHVYFEAATVILTLVLLGQLLEARAHSKTNSAVKELLKLAPNKATKVVDGEDVEVSIDKIELNDILKVKPGDKIPVDGSITEGETTVDESMISGEPIPVNKTVGDNVSSGTINGNQVFLMKAEKVGSDTLLSQIIHMVNDASRSRAPIQNLADKVSGYFVPVVVIISLITFVVWAIWGPEPAYVYAFVNAIAVLIIACPCALGLATPMSVMVGVGKGAQNGVLIKNAEALEKMDKVDTLIVDKTGTITEGKPTVEKVGAFGNEYSEEKVLQYIVSLNSNSEHPLAEATVKYGKDKNAELLKSTDFSAVTGKGVEGTINGKTVALGNPKMMEHANAEISSEMEDEAKSYQKQGKTVSYLAIGENVVGYVVIGDKIKTTSAKAIKQLQDKGIAVIMLTGDNHNTAQAVATELNLADFKASMLPEDKLKEVEKLQKQGKVVAMAGDGINDAPALAKSDVGIAMGTGTDVAIESAMITLVKGDLHGIVKAKNLSHGVMKNIKQNLFFALVYNTLGVPIAAGVLFPFFGLLLSPMIAALAMSFSSVSVIGNALRLRSAKI